The following are encoded in a window of Saccharothrix longispora genomic DNA:
- a CDS encoding pyridoxal phosphate-dependent aminotransferase → MVVGVAKRMRGLQQSVLGAMTVRCRQLGAVNLAQGLSQVPPPASPLAAGARDFEHLGHSYSQPEGLAVFREAAADKLKRCSGLSVDPATQVVATVGATGALMATLSALLDAGDGVILFEPFYSYYLSSLQVLDLHPEPVRLVGPDFRITEESLRAAVTDRTRAMILCTPNNPTGRRLTAAELAVVAAVADEHDLLVISDEVYEDIYFDAAPHLAAATVGNLGERTVTLSSLGKSFSVPGWRLGYASGPERLVGAIRIAADSLVVCAPTPLQEIGARALGLGDDYYRDLRAMYDRKRRFLAEGFAAAGLSPNEPEGSYYLFVDCSRMGVATGAEAAEVLLEDNLVGTVPGEAFYLGAPERPYVRACFSLPDEVLAEAVDRLASGSLTHG, encoded by the coding sequence ATGGTGGTCGGGGTCGCCAAGAGGATGCGGGGCCTGCAGCAGTCCGTCCTCGGGGCCATGACCGTGCGCTGCCGGCAACTCGGCGCGGTCAACCTCGCGCAGGGGCTCAGCCAGGTCCCGCCGCCCGCTTCGCCGTTGGCCGCGGGCGCGCGGGACTTCGAGCACCTCGGTCATTCGTACAGCCAGCCCGAGGGCCTCGCCGTCTTCCGCGAAGCCGCCGCCGACAAGCTGAAGAGGTGCAGCGGGCTCAGCGTCGATCCCGCGACCCAGGTCGTGGCCACGGTCGGCGCGACGGGCGCCCTCATGGCGACGCTCAGCGCCCTGCTCGACGCGGGGGACGGCGTCATCCTGTTCGAGCCCTTCTACAGCTACTACCTGTCCTCGCTCCAGGTGCTGGACCTGCACCCGGAGCCGGTCCGGCTGGTCGGGCCGGATTTCCGGATCACCGAGGAGTCGCTGCGGGCGGCCGTCACCGACCGGACGCGCGCGATGATCCTCTGCACGCCGAACAACCCGACCGGGCGTCGGCTCACCGCGGCGGAACTCGCCGTCGTCGCGGCCGTCGCGGACGAGCACGACCTGCTCGTCATCAGCGATGAGGTGTACGAGGACATCTACTTCGACGCGGCCCCGCACCTCGCCGCGGCGACGGTCGGGAACCTCGGCGAGCGCACGGTGACGTTGTCGTCGCTGGGGAAGTCGTTCAGCGTTCCCGGGTGGCGGCTGGGTTACGCCTCCGGCCCGGAACGGCTGGTCGGCGCGATCAGGATCGCGGCCGACTCGCTCGTCGTCTGCGCGCCGACCCCGTTGCAGGAGATCGGCGCGCGGGCACTGGGCCTGGGTGACGACTACTACCGCGACCTCCGCGCGATGTACGACCGGAAGCGCCGGTTCCTGGCGGAGGGTTTCGCCGCGGCCGGGCTGTCGCCCAACGAACCGGAAGGCTCGTACTACCTGTTCGTCGACTGCTCGCGGATGGGCGTGGCGACCGGGGCGGAAGCGGCCGAGGTGCTGCTGGAGGACAACCTCGTCGGAACGGTGCCGGGGGAGGCGTTCTACCTGGGCGCGCCGGAGCGCCCGTACGTCCGCGCCTGCTTCTCCCTTCCGGACGAGGTACTGGCCGAAGCTGTCGACAGGTTGGCGAGCGGGAGTCTGACCCATGGTTGA
- a CDS encoding acetylating acetaldehyde dehydrogenase — MTYNDNRTAPGRLSVAVLGAGLIGIDLMAKIIRSDRLDLGLVAGRDQATSGLRQAAQLGVPVATGGVQSLVDVERPFDVVFDATSAAAHVEHVEKLSPLGTVVIDLTPSRNGRMIFPTVNREDISAHRDLSMVSCGGQAAVPVLRAIAQAHRVDYVEVVTTAATLSIGRGTRLNLDEYVETTQEAVRLFTGVPDVKAILNISPARPPATFRVAMSLLGEDLTTDSLRSVVAGAAAEVRSFAKGFEVKACSANDGRGFVAVEVTSSGDRIPRYAGNLDIINSAALLVAESYAADRLPIAGVVNS; from the coding sequence ATGACCTACAACGACAACCGGACAGCTCCCGGCCGACTGTCCGTGGCGGTGCTCGGCGCGGGCCTCATCGGCATCGACCTCATGGCCAAGATCATCCGTTCGGACCGCCTCGACCTGGGGCTCGTCGCGGGACGGGACCAGGCCACCTCGGGGCTGCGCCAGGCGGCCCAGCTCGGTGTGCCGGTCGCGACGGGGGGCGTGCAGTCCCTCGTGGACGTCGAGCGGCCGTTCGACGTGGTGTTCGACGCCACCAGCGCGGCCGCCCACGTCGAGCACGTGGAGAAGCTCTCGCCCCTGGGCACGGTGGTCATCGACCTGACGCCCAGCCGGAACGGTCGGATGATCTTCCCGACCGTCAACCGGGAGGACATCTCCGCGCACCGCGACCTCAGCATGGTGAGCTGCGGCGGGCAGGCGGCAGTGCCGGTCCTGCGCGCGATCGCGCAGGCCCACCGGGTCGACTACGTCGAGGTGGTCACGACCGCCGCCACCCTGAGCATCGGCCGCGGGACCCGCCTGAACCTCGACGAGTACGTGGAGACCACGCAGGAAGCGGTCCGCCTGTTCACCGGGGTCCCGGACGTCAAGGCGATCCTCAACATCAGCCCCGCGCGGCCTCCCGCGACGTTCCGGGTCGCCATGTCCCTGCTGGGCGAGGACCTCACCACCGACTCGTTGCGCTCGGTGGTGGCGGGCGCCGCGGCCGAGGTCCGCTCCTTCGCCAAGGGCTTCGAGGTGAAGGCGTGCAGCGCGAACGACGGCAGGGGTTTCGTCGCCGTCGAGGTCACGTCGTCCGGGGACCGCATCCCGCGCTACGCCGGGAACCTCGACATCATCAATTCCGCCGCGCTCCTGGTCGCGGAGAGCTACGCGGCGGACCGGCTCCCGATTGCGGGCGTGGTGAACTCATGA
- a CDS encoding alpha/beta fold hydrolase, translating into MRSTAHSFRTPGGITLGVEHFGDETAPLVLLAGSVTMLAWPDALCEALARGGRHVVRYDLRDAGTSTTVDPDAPRYTLRDLAADAAALARGLDDRPAHLAGIGVSGMVAQLAVLDHPDAFSALTLVGTRSVAPGPVDPDLPDHDAAKMKKRFSLPKPDWSDRASVVKFAGIAAEVFDDDPAEARATAERIYDRTPGANDSVRIANHVGMVFARLDCGRRWRERLPEIAVPTLVVHGRRDPFFPVGNGEALAREIPGARLLVLEKASTAIPVAASDEVAEAMLAL; encoded by the coding sequence ATGCGCTCGACGGCCCACTCGTTTCGCACACCCGGAGGAATTACGCTCGGGGTCGAGCACTTCGGCGACGAGACGGCGCCCCTCGTGCTGCTCGCGGGCAGTGTGACCATGCTGGCCTGGCCCGACGCGCTGTGCGAGGCGCTCGCCCGCGGCGGGCGCCACGTCGTGCGCTACGACCTGCGCGACGCCGGCACGTCGACGACCGTCGACCCCGACGCCCCGAGGTACACGCTGCGCGACCTCGCCGCCGACGCCGCCGCGCTCGCCCGCGGCCTCGACGACCGCCCGGCGCACCTGGCGGGCATCGGCGTCAGCGGGATGGTGGCCCAGCTCGCCGTGCTCGACCACCCGGACGCGTTCTCGGCGCTCACCCTCGTCGGGACGCGGTCCGTCGCACCGGGCCCGGTCGACCCCGACCTGCCCGACCACGACGCGGCGAAGATGAAGAAGCGGTTCTCGCTCCCGAAGCCGGACTGGTCCGACCGCGCCTCCGTGGTGAAGTTCGCCGGCATCGCCGCGGAGGTCTTCGACGACGACCCCGCCGAGGCGCGCGCGACCGCCGAGCGCATCTACGACCGCACGCCGGGCGCCAACGACTCGGTCCGGATCGCCAACCACGTGGGCATGGTGTTCGCCAGGCTGGACTGCGGGCGGCGCTGGCGCGAGCGCCTGCCCGAGATCGCGGTGCCGACGCTGGTGGTGCACGGCCGCCGCGACCCGTTCTTCCCGGTCGGCAACGGCGAGGCGCTCGCCCGCGAGATCCCCGGCGCGCGGCTGCTCGTGCTGGAGAAGGCCTCGACCGCGATCCCCGTCGCCGCCTCCGACGAGGTCGCCGAGGCGATGCTCGCGCTCTGA
- a CDS encoding acyl carrier protein gives MYELLKSVMTEVLLLDVDGVRPDASREDAGLDSLAVVELSMVLSQRHGIEITDDELLELDTVAEIVALMEQRTAGV, from the coding sequence ATGTACGAGCTGTTGAAATCAGTCATGACCGAGGTCCTGCTGCTGGACGTCGACGGGGTGCGCCCGGACGCGAGCCGCGAGGACGCGGGCCTGGACTCGCTCGCCGTCGTCGAGCTGTCCATGGTGCTCAGCCAGCGCCACGGCATCGAGATCACCGACGACGAGCTGCTCGAACTCGACACCGTGGCGGAGATCGTCGCGCTCATGGAGCAGCGGACCGCCGGCGTCTGA
- the dmpG gene encoding 4-hydroxy-2-oxovalerate aldolase — MSEATSPDVAGKTILIHDPSLRDGHHAVRHSLGAEQLRAYALAADAAGVPVVEVGHGNGLGASSLQVGQARLSDDEMLSITREALTNSKLGVFMLPGWGTTKDIERAIAHDVDLVRIGTHCTESSLAERHLGFLREQGVEAHAVLMMSHMTSAERLAEHCARLVDYGATGVGIMDSAGHYLPSDVTERITAMCAAVDVPVMFHGHNNLGMAVANSIAAADAGASILDACARGFGAGAGNTQLEVLVPVLERVGYRTGIDLYRLLDAADIAERELMPAPPTVDSISIVSGLAGVFSGFKTRVLDISAREGVDPRDVFFELGRRQAVAGQEDLIVDVALALRGAGSGDRS, encoded by the coding sequence ATGAGCGAGGCAACGAGCCCGGACGTCGCGGGCAAGACGATCCTGATCCACGACCCGAGCCTGCGGGACGGCCACCACGCCGTCCGGCACAGCCTCGGCGCGGAGCAGCTGCGCGCCTACGCGCTCGCCGCGGACGCCGCGGGTGTCCCGGTGGTCGAGGTCGGCCACGGCAACGGGCTGGGCGCCTCCTCGCTCCAGGTCGGCCAGGCCAGGCTCAGCGACGACGAGATGCTGTCGATCACCAGGGAAGCGTTGACGAACAGCAAGCTCGGTGTCTTCATGCTGCCCGGCTGGGGCACGACCAAGGACATCGAGAGGGCCATCGCGCACGACGTCGACCTGGTGCGCATCGGCACCCACTGCACCGAGTCCAGCCTGGCCGAACGGCACCTGGGCTTCCTGCGCGAGCAGGGCGTCGAGGCGCACGCCGTGCTCATGATGAGCCACATGACCAGTGCCGAGCGGCTCGCCGAGCACTGCGCGCGCCTGGTCGACTACGGCGCCACCGGGGTGGGCATCATGGACTCCGCGGGCCACTACCTGCCCTCCGACGTCACCGAGCGCATCACGGCCATGTGCGCCGCGGTCGACGTGCCGGTGATGTTCCACGGGCACAACAACCTCGGCATGGCCGTGGCGAACTCCATCGCGGCGGCCGACGCGGGAGCGTCCATCCTGGACGCGTGCGCCCGGGGTTTCGGCGCCGGGGCGGGCAACACCCAGCTGGAGGTCCTGGTGCCGGTGCTCGAACGCGTGGGCTACCGCACCGGCATCGACCTGTACCGGCTCCTGGACGCGGCGGACATCGCCGAGCGGGAGCTGATGCCCGCGCCGCCGACCGTGGACTCCATCTCCATCGTCAGCGGTCTCGCCGGGGTGTTCTCCGGGTTCAAGACCCGGGTGCTCGACATCTCCGCCCGCGAGGGCGTCGACCCGCGCGACGTCTTCTTCGAGCTCGGCCGTCGCCAGGCGGTCGCGGGCCAGGAGGACCTCATCGTGGACGTCGCGCTGGCCCTGCGGGGCGCCGGGAGCGGGGACCGGTCGTGA
- a CDS encoding SDR family NAD(P)-dependent oxidoreductase, whose product MVENVSESAGGRAVLVTGAARGIGWAIARRFAAAGDRVAILDRGAGGVAGELVAGLDGAGHVVVEADLMDSEALPAAVDSAVEQLGGLDVLVNNAGVFVAHPITEVDYAAWQEHWRTTLGVNLIGAANVTWCAVRHMTEQGRGGRIVNVSSRGAFRGEPDVPAYGASKAGLNSLTQSLALALAPHRIAVSAVAPGFVATEMTTDWLLPPGGDEIRAQSPFGRVAEPGEIAEGVFYLASAQAEWASGAILDLNGASYLRS is encoded by the coding sequence ATGGTTGAGAACGTGAGTGAGTCGGCCGGTGGCCGCGCGGTCCTCGTGACCGGGGCGGCCCGGGGCATCGGGTGGGCCATCGCGAGGCGGTTCGCGGCGGCCGGTGACCGGGTGGCGATCCTCGACAGGGGCGCGGGTGGCGTCGCCGGGGAACTGGTGGCCGGGCTCGACGGCGCCGGGCACGTCGTCGTCGAGGCCGACCTGATGGACAGCGAGGCCCTGCCGGCGGCGGTGGACTCGGCCGTCGAACAGCTGGGCGGCCTGGACGTCCTGGTGAACAACGCCGGTGTCTTCGTCGCGCACCCGATCACGGAGGTCGACTACGCGGCCTGGCAGGAGCACTGGCGGACGACGCTGGGAGTCAACCTGATCGGCGCGGCCAACGTGACCTGGTGCGCGGTCAGGCACATGACGGAGCAGGGGCGCGGCGGGCGGATCGTCAACGTCTCGTCGCGCGGCGCGTTCCGCGGCGAGCCGGACGTGCCCGCCTACGGGGCCAGCAAGGCGGGCCTGAACTCCCTGACCCAGTCGCTGGCGCTCGCGCTCGCGCCGCACCGGATCGCGGTCTCCGCCGTGGCGCCCGGGTTCGTGGCCACGGAGATGACCACGGACTGGCTCCTGCCACCGGGCGGTGACGAGATCAGGGCGCAGAGCCCGTTCGGCCGGGTCGCCGAGCCGGGCGAGATCGCCGAGGGCGTGTTCTACCTGGCCTCCGCCCAGGCCGAGTGGGCCAGTGGCGCCATCCTCGACCTGAACGGCGCCTCCTACCTGCGGAGCTGA
- a CDS encoding YciI family protein: MQYLLSVIHDQASIDDPDEQAAIDVFNDRLRAQGHWVFAGGLSGPENATVIDPRGAEAVVTDGPFLESKEYLAGFWIIEAPDLDVALKLATEGARACNRKVEVRPFVAV, translated from the coding sequence ATGCAGTACCTGCTTTCCGTGATCCACGACCAGGCCAGCATCGACGACCCGGACGAGCAGGCTGCGATCGACGTGTTCAACGACCGGCTCCGCGCCCAGGGGCACTGGGTGTTCGCCGGTGGGCTCAGCGGACCGGAGAACGCCACCGTCATCGACCCCCGGGGCGCGGAGGCGGTGGTCACCGACGGTCCGTTCCTGGAGTCGAAGGAGTACCTCGCCGGTTTCTGGATCATCGAAGCACCCGACCTCGACGTCGCGCTCAAGCTCGCGACCGAGGGGGCGAGGGCCTGCAACCGGAAGGTCGAGGTGCGGCCGTTCGTGGCCGTGTGA
- a CDS encoding phosphopantetheine-binding protein, with translation MAATAIQDVRDVLAAYPELAEAAVLTHVQEPVGQVGVAYVVPSSPGLDLAALHKYLRERLPGSAVPAAVVVVDAIPVDSAGTPEAQALPAPDLRGLLPYRAPETPRQEVLCAVFAEVLGRTRCGIDDNFFIMGGESIDAMVIAGRVGPEFGLEISMNELFDAPTVAELDQLLDRLSSGG, from the coding sequence ATGGCTGCTACTGCGATCCAGGATGTGCGAGATGTGCTGGCCGCCTACCCCGAACTCGCGGAGGCCGCGGTCCTGACGCATGTTCAGGAACCCGTGGGCCAGGTCGGAGTGGCCTACGTCGTGCCCAGCAGCCCCGGTCTCGACCTGGCCGCGTTGCACAAGTACCTCAGGGAGAGGTTGCCGGGCAGCGCGGTGCCGGCCGCCGTCGTGGTCGTCGACGCCATTCCGGTGGACTCCGCGGGAACGCCGGAGGCGCAGGCGCTCCCCGCACCCGACCTGCGCGGCCTGCTGCCCTACCGGGCGCCCGAGACCCCCCGCCAGGAAGTCCTGTGCGCGGTCTTCGCCGAAGTGCTGGGCCGGACCCGGTGCGGCATCGACGACAACTTCTTCATCATGGGCGGCGAGTCGATCGACGCCATGGTGATAGCGGGCCGGGTCGGCCCGGAGTTCGGCCTGGAGATCTCGATGAACGAACTCTTCGACGCGCCCACCGTCGCGGAACTCGACCAGCTGCTGGACCGGCTGAGCAGCGGGGGCTGA
- a CDS encoding beta-ketoacyl-ACP synthase III, which translates to MTGGATGSADRAVVCGLGHWLPERVVTNAQLCERLDVSEDWIVGRTGISRRRWVEPGAATSDLAVEAGRAALRSAGGGPVDAVVLATTTPDHRCPATAPDVAARLGLGGVAAFDVSAVCTGFVYGLATAAGFIAAGLAERVLLIAAEAFSTLLDPDDRTTLPIFGDGAGAVVLRRGRADEPGAIGPLVLGSDGDRTGLITVEAGGSRVPLGAEAPDDGSQYFRMRGREVFRHSVERMSAAATEALAGAGWRLDDVDRVVTHQANARVSAALATRLGLRRDVMAQNIAEVGNTAAASIPVLLAQAASDGTLKPGHRVLLAAFGGGLTWGATTLTWPELDIRDA; encoded by the coding sequence GTGACGGGTGGCGCCACCGGGTCCGCGGATCGCGCGGTCGTCTGCGGCCTCGGGCACTGGCTGCCGGAGCGGGTGGTCACCAACGCGCAGCTGTGCGAGCGGCTCGACGTGTCGGAGGACTGGATCGTGGGCCGGACCGGGATCTCCCGCCGCCGCTGGGTGGAGCCGGGCGCGGCGACGTCCGACCTCGCGGTCGAGGCGGGCCGGGCCGCGCTCCGGTCGGCGGGCGGCGGTCCGGTCGACGCCGTCGTGCTGGCGACCACCACACCGGACCACCGCTGCCCGGCGACCGCGCCCGACGTGGCCGCGCGCCTCGGCCTCGGCGGTGTCGCCGCCTTCGACGTCTCGGCCGTGTGCACGGGGTTCGTCTACGGCCTGGCGACGGCGGCGGGCTTCATCGCGGCGGGGCTGGCCGAGCGCGTCCTGCTGATCGCCGCCGAGGCGTTCTCCACCCTGCTCGACCCGGACGACCGGACGACCCTGCCGATCTTCGGCGACGGGGCGGGCGCCGTGGTGCTGCGGCGCGGCCGGGCCGACGAGCCGGGGGCCATCGGCCCGCTGGTGCTGGGCAGCGACGGCGACCGCACCGGGCTGATCACGGTGGAGGCCGGCGGCTCACGGGTCCCCCTCGGGGCGGAGGCGCCGGACGACGGGTCGCAGTACTTCCGGATGCGGGGACGCGAGGTGTTCCGGCACTCGGTCGAGCGGATGAGCGCCGCGGCGACCGAGGCGCTCGCCGGGGCGGGCTGGCGGCTGGACGACGTCGACCGCGTGGTCACCCACCAGGCGAACGCGCGCGTCAGCGCCGCGCTCGCCACCCGGCTCGGCCTGCGCCGGGACGTGATGGCGCAGAACATCGCCGAGGTCGGCAACACCGCCGCCGCCTCGATACCGGTCCTGCTCGCCCAGGCGGCGTCGGACGGGACCCTCAAGCCCGGCCACCGGGTGCTGCTCGCCGCCTTCGGCGGTGGCCTCACCTGGGGCGCCACCACGTTGACCTGGCCCGAACTCGACATCCGCGACGCATAG
- a CDS encoding class I SAM-dependent methyltransferase, producing MLVHLVLDDEIQQYVQDVSLREDEIARGLREATSAQVFEHRMAVSPEQGQLLGFLVGLTAATTVVEVGVFTGYSTLAMARALPPGGRVIACDFNAEWAEIGRPFWERAGVADRIQLELRPAVQTLDALLADGAAGTVDFAFIDADKEGYPLYFERCLELLRPGGLMAIDNVLLTGNVARPDISDPETDSMRALNSALRDDERVELSMLPVFDGVTLAYKRARD from the coding sequence GTGCTCGTTCATCTGGTGCTGGACGATGAGATCCAGCAGTACGTGCAGGACGTGTCGCTGCGCGAGGACGAGATCGCGCGCGGGCTGCGGGAGGCCACCTCCGCGCAGGTGTTCGAGCACAGGATGGCGGTCTCACCGGAGCAGGGGCAGCTGCTCGGCTTCCTCGTCGGGTTGACCGCCGCCACCACCGTGGTCGAGGTCGGGGTGTTCACCGGGTACAGCACGCTGGCCATGGCGCGCGCGCTCCCGCCGGGCGGCCGCGTCATCGCCTGCGACTTCAACGCGGAGTGGGCCGAGATCGGGCGCCCGTTCTGGGAGCGGGCCGGCGTTGCCGACCGCATCCAGCTCGAACTGCGCCCCGCGGTGCAGACCCTCGACGCGCTGCTGGCCGACGGCGCGGCCGGCACCGTGGACTTCGCCTTCATCGACGCCGACAAGGAAGGCTATCCCCTCTACTTCGAGCGGTGCCTCGAACTGCTCAGGCCGGGCGGGCTGATGGCCATCGACAACGTCCTCCTGACCGGCAACGTGGCGCGACCGGACATCAGCGACCCGGAGACGGACTCGATGCGCGCGCTGAACTCCGCGCTGCGCGACGACGAGCGGGTCGAGCTGAGCATGCTTCCCGTCTTCGACGGCGTCACGCTGGCGTACAAGCGCGCCCGCGACTGA